One segment of Taeniopygia guttata chromosome 17, bTaeGut7.mat, whole genome shotgun sequence DNA contains the following:
- the TUBB4B gene encoding tubulin beta-4B chain, which translates to MREIVHLQAGQCGNQIGAKFWEVISDEHGIDPTGTYHGDSDLQLERINVYYNEATGGKYVPRAVLVDLEPGTMDSVRSGPFGQIFRPDNFVFGQSGAGNNWAKGHYTEGAELVDSVLDVVRKEAESCDCLQGFQLTHSLGGGTGSGMGTLLISKIREEYPDRIMNTFSVVPSPKVSDTVVEPYNATLSVHQLVENTDETYCIDNEALYDICFRTLKLTTPTYGDLNHLVSATMSGVTTCLRFPGQLNADLRKLAVNMVPFPRLHFFMPGFAPLTSRGSQQYRALTVPELTQQMFDAKNMMAACDPRHGRYLTVAAVFRGRMSMKEVDEQMLNVQNKNSSYFVEWIPNNVKTAVCDIPPRGLKMSATFIGNSTAIQELFKRISEQFTAMFRRKAFLHWYTGEGMDEMEFTEAESNMNDLVSEYQQYQDATAEEEGEFEEEAEEEAE; encoded by the exons ATGAGGGAGATTGTGCACCTGCAGGCCGGGCAGTGCGGGAACCAAATCGGAGCCAAG TTCTGGGAGGTGATCAGCGACGAGCATGGCATCGACCCCACCGGCACCTACCACGGGGACAGCGACCTGCAGCTGGAGCGCATCAATGTCTACTACAACGAGGCCACAG GCGGCAAGTACGTGCCCCGCGCCGTGCTGGTGGACCTGGAGCCCGGCACCATGGACTCGGTGCGTTCCGGGCCTTTCGGGCAGATCTTCAGGCCGGACAACTTCGTGTTCG GTCAGAGCGGAGCAGGAAACAACTGGGCAAAGGGCCATTATACGGAAGGTGCTGAATTAGTCGATTCTGTGTTAGATGTTGTGAGAAAGGAGGCTGAAAGCTGTGATTGTCTCCAGGGCTTTCAGCTTACTCACTCCCTGGGTGGTGGCACCGGCTCTGGCATGGGTACCCTTCTCATCAGCAAAATCCGTGAGGAGTACCCAGACCGAATTATGAATACTTTCAGTGTGGTGCCCTCCCCTAAAGTGTCAGATACTGTAGTAGAGCCCTACAACGCCACGCTGTCAGTGCACCAGCTGGTGGAGAATACGGACGAGACGTACTGTATCGATAACGAGGCACTCTATGACATTTGCTTCAGAACACTGAAGTTAACGACCCCCACCTACGGTGATCTGAACCACCTCGTGTCAGCCACCATGAGCGGTGTCACCACCTGCCTGCGGTTCCCAGGCCAGCTCAACGCTGACCTGCGGAAGCTGGCGGTGAACATGGTTCCCTTCCCACGTCTGCACTTTTTCATGCCTGGTTTTGCCCCACTCACGAGCCGTGGGAGCCAGCAGTACCGTGCTCTAACCGTGCCAGAGCTCACCCAGCAGATGTTCGATGCCAAGAACATGATGGCAGCGTGTGACCCCCGTCACGGCCGCTATCTGACCGTGGCCGCTGTCTTTAGGGGCCGCATGTCCATGAAAGAGGTGGATGAGCAAATGCTAAACGTTCAGAACAAAAATAGCAGCTATTTTGTTGAATGGATCCCTAATAACGTTAAGACAGCAGTCTGTGACATTCCACCTCGCGGCCTCAAAATGTCTGCCACGTTCATTGGCAACAGCACGGCCATCCAGGAGCTGTTCAAACGCATTTCTGAGCAGTTCACTGCGATGTTCCGCAGAAAGGCCTTCCTGCACTGGTACACGGGTGAGGGCATGGATGAGATGGAGTTCACAGAGGCTGAGAGCAACATGAACGACCTGGTCTCTGAGTACCAGCAGTACCAGGATGCCACagctgaggaggagggagagtTTGAGGAGGAAGCTGAGGAGGAAGCAGAATAA
- the CIMIP2A gene encoding ciliary microtubule inner protein 2A: protein MDNVGMTYLLSVKKAMQEFDRRQLLERNPPYTLGTRFPLTHWPDTKIYSRAGLIPNYAGFVPHLQDISGLTYGDSTRESYRCEQRRRGRAL from the exons ATGGACAATGTTGGCATGACCTACCTCTTGTCTGTGAAGAAAGCCATGCAGGAATTTGACCGTCGCCAG cttttgGAGAGAAATCCACCTTATACATTGGGCACAAGATTCCCCCTGACACACTGGCCAGACACCAAAATCTACAGCCGTGCTGGACTCATACCTAACTACGCTGGCTTTGTACCAC ACCTGCAGGACATCAGCGGGCTCACCTACGGGGACAGCACACGGGAATCATACCGGTGTGAACAGAGGAGACGGGGACGTGCACTGTGA